A stretch of the Streptosporangium sp. NBC_01755 genome encodes the following:
- a CDS encoding ATP-binding protein → MEFPELMVIDEIQRAPELLLAIKEQVDTDPRPGRYLLTGSARVLGLRGLPDALPGRMETIELWPFSQGEIDGTADGFVDAIFAEPENLHHTSGVSRAEYAERLVRGGFPEAVSRPNIRRRERFLDSYVADLIARDVSQLAEIERTSEMRALIRLLAARSGQLLVPGSLSNGIGLSASTVQRYLGLLEEVFLIKRIPAWSRNLGSRSTGTPKMAFVDSGIAANLLGADSRSLVRPEGAFGPLLEGFVLMELARQLTWSDERVELFHYRTKDKVEVDVVLENRQGRVVGIEVKASSTVRPDDFKGLRHLANRLGDDFAVGIVLYTGAQTLPFGDRMRAMPVSALWEVAFSR, encoded by the coding sequence GTGGAATTCCCCGAACTCATGGTCATCGACGAGATCCAGCGAGCCCCCGAGCTGCTGCTCGCCATCAAGGAACAGGTGGACACCGATCCGAGGCCGGGCCGATATCTGCTGACCGGATCGGCACGCGTGCTTGGGCTCCGGGGGCTTCCCGACGCGTTGCCTGGCCGGATGGAGACCATCGAGCTGTGGCCCTTCTCGCAGGGCGAGATCGACGGCACGGCCGACGGATTCGTGGACGCCATCTTCGCCGAGCCTGAAAATCTTCACCATACTTCCGGGGTCAGCCGTGCCGAGTACGCAGAACGGCTGGTCCGGGGTGGGTTTCCCGAGGCGGTCTCACGTCCCAACATCCGCAGACGGGAGCGATTCCTCGACTCGTACGTCGCGGATCTCATCGCGCGTGACGTGAGTCAGCTGGCGGAGATCGAGCGGACCTCGGAGATGCGGGCTCTGATCCGGCTACTGGCCGCCAGGTCGGGCCAGTTACTGGTTCCCGGGTCCTTGAGCAACGGGATCGGGCTTTCCGCGAGCACGGTCCAGCGTTACCTTGGCCTGCTGGAAGAGGTCTTTCTGATCAAGCGGATCCCCGCCTGGTCACGCAACCTCGGCAGCCGTTCGACCGGAACGCCCAAGATGGCATTCGTCGATTCTGGGATCGCGGCGAACCTCCTGGGGGCGGATTCCAGGAGTCTGGTGCGTCCCGAGGGCGCCTTCGGCCCGCTCCTGGAGGGCTTCGTCCTCATGGAGTTGGCTCGCCAGCTCACATGGTCCGACGAACGCGTGGAGCTGTTCCACTACCGGACCAAGGACAAGGTGGAGGTCGACGTCGTCCTGGAGAATCGCCAGGGGCGCGTGGTCGGGATAGAGGTGAAGGCGTCGTCGACGGTGCGACCGGACGACTTCAAGGGACTGCGGCACCTCGCGAATCGGCTCGGCGACGATTTCGCGGTGGGAATCGTCCTCTACACGGGCGCACAGACGCTCCCGTTCGGCGACCGCATGCGCGCCATGCCGGTGAGCGCCCTCTGGGAGGTCGCTTTTAGCCGGTAA
- a CDS encoding DivIVA domain-containing protein: MNHFPRVLGVRTGYDPDQVDLLVRRIEGTLGRGAPEGEPITADEIRDARFRAKPGGYHEIAVDFALEAFIVAIETRYPGAVDREPVAGGSSEPLGAIETRYPGAVDREPVAGGSSEPLGAIETRYPGAVDREPVAGGSSEPLGAIETRYPGAVDREPVAGGSPEPLGADEAEEHAARVERVAFRPGRLGMGYNEDQVDAFLNRVAATLRGTIDRPLTPDDVRGVRFATVMLRPGYAVSEVDGFLADLAGVLEAHPGR; encoded by the coding sequence TTGAACCACTTTCCACGGGTTCTCGGGGTACGTACGGGATATGACCCCGATCAGGTGGATCTGCTGGTCCGCCGGATCGAGGGCACCCTCGGCAGGGGCGCCCCGGAGGGGGAGCCGATCACCGCGGACGAGATCCGCGACGCCCGTTTCCGCGCGAAGCCCGGCGGCTACCACGAGATCGCCGTCGACTTCGCGCTGGAGGCCTTCATCGTGGCGATCGAGACCCGGTATCCCGGCGCGGTTGACCGGGAGCCGGTGGCCGGTGGGTCATCGGAGCCGCTCGGCGCGATCGAGACCCGGTATCCCGGCGCGGTTGACCGGGAGCCGGTGGCCGGTGGGTCATCGGAGCCGCTCGGCGCGATCGAGACCCGGTATCCCGGCGCGGTTGACCGGGAGCCGGTGGCCGGTGGGTCATCGGAGCCGCTCGGCGCGATCGAGACCCGGTATCCCGGCGCGGTTGACCGGGAGCCGGTGGCCGGTGGGTCACCGGAGCCGCTCGGCGCCGACGAGGCCGAGGAGCACGCCGCCCGGGTCGAGCGGGTCGCCTTCAGGCCCGGGCGGCTCGGTATGGGCTACAACGAGGACCAGGTCGACGCCTTCCTCAACCGGGTCGCGGCCACCCTGCGCGGCACCATCGACCGGCCCCTCACCCCCGATGACGTGCGCGGAGTGAGGTTCGCCACGGTGATGCTGAGGCCGGGCTACGCGGTCAGCGAGGTCGACGGGTTCCTCGCCGACCTGGCGGGCGTCCTGGAGGCCCATCCCGGCCGTTGA
- a CDS encoding Lrp/AsnC family transcriptional regulator: MTTPPKVRRDNDARPGPVVLDEISKQIIEQLQGDGRKPYAAIGKAVGLSEAAVRQRVQRLIDAGVMQIVAVTDPLTLGFSRQAMIGIKCEGDLEIVADELSAIKEIDYVVLTAGSLDIMVEVVCESDQHLLEILGKIRATPTVRATETFVYLKLHKQTYSWGTR, encoded by the coding sequence ATGACGACGCCGCCCAAGGTACGCCGCGACAACGACGCCAGGCCAGGACCCGTCGTCCTCGACGAGATCTCCAAGCAGATCATCGAACAACTGCAGGGAGACGGACGCAAGCCGTACGCCGCCATCGGCAAGGCCGTGGGGTTGTCCGAGGCCGCGGTACGCCAGCGGGTCCAGCGCCTGATCGACGCGGGGGTCATGCAGATCGTCGCGGTCACCGACCCGCTGACCCTGGGCTTCTCCCGCCAGGCCATGATCGGCATCAAGTGCGAGGGTGATCTGGAGATCGTGGCCGACGAACTGTCGGCCATAAAGGAGATCGACTACGTGGTGCTGACCGCCGGGTCGCTCGACATCATGGTCGAGGTCGTCTGCGAGAGCGACCAGCACCTCCTGGAGATCCTTGGCAAGATCCGGGCCACCCCCACGGTCCGTGCCACCGAGACCTTCGTCTACCTCAAGCTTCACAAGCAGACCTACTCCTGGGGCACCCGCTGA
- a CDS encoding gamma-aminobutyraldehyde dehydrogenase, which translates to MTTPVDTPELPRLRNYVNGELVEARSGRFSDVIDPCTGEAYLSAPVSGQEDVDAAYAAAAAAFESWGRATPGERANLLLKVADAIEARAEELNEAECLNTGKPRARMAEDETPVAADHFRFFAGAARTLEGPTSGEFLAEHTSVIRHEPIGVVGQVTPWNYPMMMAVWKIAPALAAGNTVVLKPSDTTPVSTVKLAEILGEVLPKGVFNVVVGDRETGALVVGHPTASMVAITGSVGAGMAVARSAAEDLKRVHLELGGKAPVIVFDDVKDLKAAAESIATAGLYNAGQDCTAACRVLVHEDVHDEFTAALTEAVASTVTGDLSDTEALYGPLNNADQLTRVTGFIDRVPGHAKVLTGGNRVGERGYFFAPTVVDGLRQDDEMVQNEVFGPVITVQAFSDEADAVAKANGVKYGLSGSVWTSDHGRAMRVSNRLDFGVVWVNTHIPFVSEMPHGGFKHSGYGKDLSVFGLHDYLRVKHVMHYIGE; encoded by the coding sequence GTGACCACCCCGGTTGATACCCCTGAGCTCCCCCGCCTGAGAAACTACGTCAACGGCGAGCTCGTGGAGGCCAGGAGCGGCAGGTTCTCCGACGTCATCGACCCCTGCACCGGAGAGGCCTACCTTAGCGCCCCCGTCTCCGGCCAGGAGGACGTCGACGCGGCCTACGCCGCCGCTGCCGCCGCATTCGAGTCGTGGGGCCGGGCCACCCCGGGCGAGCGTGCCAATCTGCTCCTCAAGGTGGCCGACGCGATCGAGGCGCGGGCCGAGGAGCTGAACGAGGCCGAGTGCCTCAACACCGGCAAGCCGCGCGCCCGCATGGCCGAGGACGAGACCCCGGTCGCGGCCGATCACTTCCGCTTCTTCGCGGGCGCCGCACGCACGCTGGAGGGCCCGACCTCCGGTGAGTTCCTCGCCGAGCACACCTCGGTCATCAGGCACGAGCCGATCGGTGTGGTGGGTCAGGTCACGCCGTGGAACTACCCGATGATGATGGCGGTCTGGAAGATCGCCCCGGCGCTCGCCGCGGGTAACACCGTCGTGCTCAAGCCCTCCGACACCACCCCCGTCTCCACGGTCAAGCTGGCCGAGATCCTCGGCGAGGTCCTGCCGAAGGGCGTCTTCAACGTCGTCGTCGGCGACCGGGAGACCGGCGCGCTGGTCGTCGGCCACCCGACCGCGTCGATGGTCGCGATCACCGGTTCCGTCGGTGCCGGTATGGCGGTGGCCAGGAGCGCAGCCGAGGACCTCAAGCGGGTCCACCTGGAGCTGGGCGGCAAGGCGCCCGTCATCGTGTTCGACGATGTCAAGGACCTCAAGGCCGCCGCCGAGTCCATCGCCACCGCGGGCCTGTACAACGCCGGCCAGGACTGCACCGCGGCCTGCCGCGTGCTGGTCCACGAGGACGTCCACGACGAGTTCACGGCCGCGCTCACCGAGGCGGTGGCGAGCACCGTGACGGGTGACCTCTCCGACACGGAGGCCCTGTACGGCCCGCTCAACAACGCCGACCAGCTGACCCGTGTCACCGGCTTCATCGACCGGGTTCCCGGTCACGCCAAGGTCCTGACCGGCGGGAACCGGGTCGGCGAGCGGGGCTACTTCTTCGCCCCCACGGTCGTCGACGGCCTTAGGCAGGACGACGAGATGGTGCAGAACGAGGTGTTCGGGCCGGTCATCACGGTCCAGGCCTTCTCCGACGAGGCGGACGCGGTGGCCAAGGCCAACGGCGTCAAGTACGGCCTGTCGGGTTCGGTGTGGACCTCCGACCACGGTCGGGCGATGCGGGTATCGAATCGTCTTGATTTTGGTGTGGTGTGGGTAAACACTCACATCCCATTCGTCTCAGAAATGCCACACGGAGGCTTCAAGCACTCCGGTTATGGTAAGGATTTGTCCGTTTTTGGCTTGCACGACTACCTTCGCGTCAAGCACGTCATGCACTACATCGGCGAATAG
- a CDS encoding ABC transporter ATP-binding protein, whose product MTKIQVGAEAAAARSPQVPAIELDGVVKEYVSHGEVVQAVRGVTLTIAEGEFFSLLGPSGCGKTTTMRMIAGFEDPSRGNVRLHGQDVTDVPPNKRDVNMVFQSYALFPHMNVWENVAFGLRRKKVAEAEIKRRVGEILEIVDLTGREKRRPREMSGGQQQRVALARALVNNPRALLLDEPLGALDLKLRQAMQIELKRIQREVGITFVYVTHDQSEALTMSDRIAVMNDGMVEQLGTPREIYERPATAFVAGFIGTSNLLNGTVDRLQSGFAVLKLGEEDQVLAEGGSFTAGEPIAITVRPEKIGISTEEPTGDLSVVRGVVSEVVYLGLYNSYTVSLAQGAEVTVFQQNALDSTSTAERGDAVWLSWQPHHSYAIGS is encoded by the coding sequence ATGACCAAAATCCAGGTGGGCGCGGAGGCGGCCGCCGCCCGCTCGCCCCAAGTGCCCGCGATCGAACTCGACGGGGTCGTCAAGGAGTATGTCTCCCACGGAGAGGTCGTCCAGGCGGTCAGGGGCGTCACCCTGACGATCGCCGAGGGGGAGTTCTTCTCCCTCCTCGGCCCCTCGGGCTGCGGCAAGACCACCACCATGCGCATGATCGCCGGGTTCGAGGATCCGTCGCGGGGTAACGTGCGGCTGCACGGCCAGGACGTCACCGACGTCCCCCCCAACAAGCGCGACGTCAACATGGTCTTCCAGTCGTACGCCCTCTTCCCGCACATGAACGTCTGGGAGAACGTGGCCTTCGGCCTGCGGCGCAAGAAGGTCGCCGAGGCCGAGATCAAGCGCCGCGTCGGCGAGATCCTGGAGATCGTCGACCTCACCGGGCGCGAGAAGCGCCGTCCTCGTGAGATGTCCGGAGGCCAGCAGCAGCGGGTCGCCCTGGCCAGGGCCCTGGTCAATAACCCCCGCGCGCTCCTGCTGGACGAGCCGCTCGGTGCCCTCGACCTCAAGCTCCGCCAGGCCATGCAGATCGAGCTCAAGCGCATCCAGCGCGAGGTCGGCATCACCTTCGTGTACGTCACCCACGACCAGAGCGAGGCGCTCACCATGAGTGACCGCATCGCGGTCATGAACGACGGCATGGTCGAGCAGCTCGGCACCCCAAGAGAGATCTACGAGCGGCCCGCGACCGCCTTCGTGGCCGGGTTCATCGGCACGTCCAACCTGCTCAACGGCACCGTCGACCGTCTCCAATCCGGTTTCGCGGTGCTTAAGCTGGGCGAGGAGGACCAGGTGCTCGCCGAGGGCGGATCGTTCACGGCCGGGGAACCGATCGCGATCACGGTGCGCCCGGAGAAGATCGGTATTTCCACCGAGGAGCCCACCGGAGACCTCAGCGTCGTACGAGGCGTCGTCTCAGAGGTGGTCTACCTGGGGCTCTACAACTCCTACACGGTCAGCCTGGCCCAGGGGGCAGAGGTGACCGTCTTCCAGCAGAACGCACTCGACAGCACGAGTACGGCGGAGCGTGGCGACGCCGTGTGGCTGTCGTGGCAGCCGCACCACTCGTATGCGATCGGAAGTTGA
- a CDS encoding polyamine ABC transporter substrate-binding protein produces MDPRTNPAFLRGMTQSRSVTRRDALRLGGMSAAALALTACGVQGKKVEAPQKDAVAEYWGSKKKNGTLRFANWPLYIDKDGKRYPSLEMFEADTGIKVTYTEAIQDIPTFFGKIQPLLAANNDIGYDLMVLTNGLQLSKAIALGYLVPLDHAKLPNFAANASSVSKNPTWDPNNAHTIPWAGGLTGIAYNPKYVDEVKSIADLWDPRYKGKVGMMLDTQEVANFGMFALGIDPDTSTEADWKKAGEKLKQQRDAGLVRKYYENDYVDALARGDIWITMAWSGDIFQQVAEGKDLRFVVPEEGGTIWTDNLCIPKTSQNPVDALTYMDYVYQPKIATMLVESINYITPVSSAKDLVLADAAKATGKEKAALEQIAESPMIFPSEADMAKLRSYKKLSPAEEKIFEDIFQPITQG; encoded by the coding sequence ATGGATCCCCGCACGAACCCCGCCTTCCTGCGTGGCATGACGCAGAGCCGCTCCGTCACCCGCCGTGACGCCCTCCGCCTGGGTGGGATGTCGGCCGCCGCTCTCGCCCTCACCGCCTGCGGCGTGCAGGGCAAGAAGGTGGAGGCGCCCCAGAAGGACGCCGTCGCCGAATACTGGGGCTCCAAGAAGAAGAACGGCACGCTGCGCTTCGCCAACTGGCCGCTCTACATCGACAAGGACGGCAAGCGATACCCGTCCCTGGAGATGTTCGAGGCCGACACCGGCATCAAGGTGACCTACACGGAGGCCATCCAGGACATCCCCACGTTCTTCGGCAAGATCCAGCCGCTGCTCGCCGCCAACAACGACATCGGCTACGACCTGATGGTGCTGACCAACGGCCTGCAGCTGTCCAAGGCCATCGCGCTGGGCTACCTCGTCCCGCTCGACCACGCCAAGCTGCCGAACTTCGCCGCCAACGCCAGCTCCGTGTCCAAGAACCCCACCTGGGACCCGAACAACGCCCACACGATCCCGTGGGCGGGCGGCCTGACCGGCATCGCCTACAACCCCAAGTACGTGGACGAGGTCAAGAGCATCGCCGACCTCTGGGACCCCAGGTACAAGGGCAAGGTCGGCATGATGCTCGACACCCAGGAGGTCGCCAACTTCGGCATGTTCGCCCTGGGCATCGACCCCGACACCTCGACCGAGGCCGACTGGAAGAAGGCGGGGGAGAAGCTCAAGCAGCAGCGCGATGCGGGTCTGGTGCGCAAGTACTACGAGAACGACTACGTCGACGCCCTCGCCAGGGGAGACATCTGGATCACCATGGCCTGGTCGGGCGACATCTTCCAGCAGGTCGCCGAGGGCAAGGACCTGAGGTTCGTGGTGCCCGAGGAGGGCGGCACGATCTGGACGGACAACCTGTGCATCCCGAAGACCTCGCAGAACCCGGTCGACGCGCTGACCTACATGGACTACGTCTACCAGCCGAAGATCGCCACGATGCTGGTCGAGTCCATCAACTACATCACGCCGGTCTCCTCCGCCAAGGACCTGGTCCTCGCCGACGCCGCCAAGGCCACGGGCAAGGAGAAGGCGGCGCTGGAGCAGATCGCCGAGAGCCCGATGATCTTCCCCTCGGAGGCGGACATGGCCAAGCTGCGGTCGTACAAGAAGCTGAGCCCGGCGGAGGAGAAGATCTTCGAGGACATCTTCCAACCGATCACGCAGGGCTAG
- a CDS encoding ABC transporter permease — MKRLAPYLLILPGGLWLAIFLVVPMVFMASVSTQEGDVVNGFVQTFNFSVYGDALAQYQTQFLRSAGYGLVATVVSIALAYPMAYWIAFKGGNRKSTYLLLVLLPFFVSFVLRTVSWRFLLADDGMLLGPLKSAGLLPDDFHVLQTTFAVIGGLIYNYLPFMILPIYVALERVDPKVVEAAQDLYAARHEAFTKIVLPLSLPGVFAGVLMTFVPMTADYVNAGILGGPENTMIGNIIQTEYLVNNDYPTAAALSFTLMAAMLIGIFAYAKALGTENVLEAAAR, encoded by the coding sequence GTGAAGCGCCTCGCCCCCTACCTGCTCATCCTGCCCGGCGGACTCTGGCTGGCGATCTTCCTGGTGGTGCCGATGGTCTTCATGGCCTCGGTCTCCACCCAGGAGGGCGACGTGGTCAACGGGTTCGTCCAGACGTTCAACTTCTCGGTGTACGGCGACGCCCTGGCGCAGTACCAGACCCAGTTCCTGCGCTCGGCCGGGTACGGTCTGGTCGCGACCGTCGTCTCCATCGCGCTGGCCTATCCGATGGCCTACTGGATCGCCTTCAAGGGCGGCAACCGCAAGTCCACCTACCTGCTGCTGGTGCTGCTGCCGTTCTTCGTCTCGTTCGTGCTGCGCACCGTGTCGTGGCGGTTCCTGCTCGCCGACGACGGCATGCTGCTGGGGCCACTGAAATCGGCGGGGCTGCTGCCCGACGACTTCCACGTGCTGCAGACGACGTTCGCGGTGATCGGCGGCCTGATCTACAACTACCTGCCGTTCATGATCCTGCCGATCTACGTCGCACTGGAGCGGGTGGACCCCAAGGTGGTCGAGGCCGCCCAGGACCTGTACGCGGCCAGACACGAGGCGTTCACCAAGATCGTGCTGCCGCTCTCACTGCCCGGCGTGTTCGCCGGAGTGCTGATGACGTTCGTCCCGATGACCGCGGACTACGTCAACGCGGGCATCCTCGGCGGTCCGGAGAACACGATGATCGGCAACATCATCCAGACCGAGTATCTGGTCAACAACGACTACCCGACCGCCGCCGCGCTGTCGTTCACGCTGATGGCGGCGATGCTGATCGGCATCTTCGCCTACGCCAAGGCGCTCGGCACCGAGAACGTCCTGGAGGCGGCGGCCCGATGA
- a CDS encoding ABC transporter permease, with amino-acid sequence MDAPAPAGRRSPLNTRRLGDRLLRVYVWLIIAWLFLPIAVMIVFGFNDTQSKSNVTWQGFTLKWWGRLDEYPELVTAVLNSLKIAVLATVITTLIGTLMGLALGRYRFRGQGATNLVMFAAIASPELVMGASLLSLFISAGVQTGFATVVIAHVLFSLSFVAITVRARVIGLDRSIEEAARDLGASTWTTFWRITFPMILPGVVSGALLAFALSIDDFVITQFTSGATQTFPLWIWGATRIGVPPQVNILGTLIFAVGVAIAVVNTVNARRRT; translated from the coding sequence ATGGACGCCCCTGCGCCCGCCGGGCGGAGGTCCCCGCTGAACACGAGGCGGCTGGGTGACCGGCTGCTCCGGGTCTACGTCTGGCTGATCATCGCCTGGCTGTTCCTGCCGATCGCCGTCATGATCGTGTTCGGCTTCAACGACACCCAGAGCAAGTCGAACGTGACCTGGCAGGGCTTCACCCTCAAGTGGTGGGGCCGCCTGGACGAGTATCCCGAGCTGGTCACGGCAGTGCTCAACTCACTCAAGATCGCCGTGCTCGCCACGGTGATCACGACGCTGATCGGCACGCTCATGGGCCTGGCCCTGGGCCGCTACCGCTTCCGCGGGCAGGGCGCGACCAACCTGGTGATGTTCGCCGCGATCGCCTCACCCGAGCTCGTCATGGGCGCCTCGCTGCTCTCGCTGTTCATCAGCGCCGGTGTGCAGACCGGCTTCGCGACGGTGGTCATCGCGCACGTGCTGTTCTCGCTCTCCTTCGTGGCGATCACCGTGCGCGCCCGGGTGATCGGGCTCGATCGGTCGATCGAGGAGGCGGCACGCGACCTGGGCGCGTCCACCTGGACGACGTTCTGGCGGATCACCTTCCCGATGATCCTGCCCGGCGTCGTCTCCGGCGCGCTGCTGGCCTTCGCGCTCTCCATCGACGACTTCGTGATCACCCAGTTCACCAGCGGTGCCACCCAGACGTTCCCGCTGTGGATCTGGGGTGCCACCCGTATCGGGGTGCCGCCTCAGGTCAACATCCTCGGGACGCTTATATTCGCAGTAGGCGTCGCCATCGCCGTGGTCAACACGGTCAACGCGCGCCGCCGCACCTAG
- a CDS encoding NAD(P)/FAD-dependent oxidoreductase → MDPLKALADAERKPYWLDSAAKPEPLARLFGETSADLAVVGGGFSGLWTALMAKERDPSLDVVLLEGRRIGWAASGRNGGFAMATLTHGLANGLERWPEEISTLERLGVDNLDELGEAIARYGIDCGYERTGELHVAAEPWQLEEMNRSLDIARELGTRFDVLDAEEVRAEVNSPTYIGGHWERDGCAMLDPARLAWGLRTACLSVGVRIYERTPVRTMKDTPTSLDLLTPNGMVRARNVALGTGVFQPLLRRLKHFLVPVYDYALMTEPLSADQLASVGWHNRQGVGDAANQFHYYRLTEDNRILWGGYDAVYYNGGMIKPEYEQRDETFVKLAEHFSTTFPQLSGLRFTHRWGGVIDTCSRFSAFYGRSHGGRVAYAAGYTGMGVGATRFGANVMLDLLSGERTERTELRMVKEKPVPFPPEPVRSVGIQMTRWSIAQADLHEGRRNLWLRTLDRMGLGFDS, encoded by the coding sequence GTGGATCCGCTGAAGGCTCTTGCTGATGCGGAGCGCAAGCCGTACTGGCTCGACAGTGCGGCGAAACCCGAGCCGCTGGCGCGGCTCTTCGGTGAAACGAGCGCCGACCTGGCAGTGGTCGGCGGAGGATTCTCCGGGCTCTGGACCGCCCTGATGGCCAAGGAACGCGACCCGTCGCTCGACGTCGTCCTGCTTGAGGGACGGAGGATCGGCTGGGCCGCCTCCGGACGCAACGGTGGCTTCGCGATGGCCACGCTCACCCACGGCCTCGCCAACGGGCTGGAGCGCTGGCCCGAGGAGATCTCCACGCTCGAACGCCTCGGCGTCGACAACCTCGACGAGCTCGGCGAGGCCATCGCCAGGTACGGCATCGACTGCGGTTACGAGCGCACCGGCGAGCTGCACGTGGCCGCCGAGCCGTGGCAGCTGGAGGAGATGAACCGGAGCCTCGACATCGCCCGCGAGCTGGGCACCCGCTTCGACGTCCTCGACGCGGAAGAGGTCCGGGCGGAGGTGAACTCGCCCACCTACATCGGTGGCCACTGGGAGCGTGACGGCTGCGCCATGCTCGACCCCGCCCGGCTGGCCTGGGGGCTCAGAACGGCCTGCCTCTCGGTGGGCGTGCGCATCTACGAGCGCACGCCGGTACGCACCATGAAGGACACTCCGACGAGCCTGGACCTGCTCACCCCGAACGGCATGGTCAGGGCGCGCAACGTCGCGCTCGGCACGGGGGTGTTCCAGCCGCTGCTGCGGCGGCTGAAGCACTTCCTCGTGCCGGTCTACGACTACGCGCTGATGACCGAGCCGCTCTCCGCCGACCAGCTGGCCTCGGTGGGCTGGCACAACCGGCAGGGGGTGGGGGACGCGGCCAACCAGTTCCACTACTACCGGCTGACCGAGGACAACCGGATCCTCTGGGGCGGCTACGACGCGGTCTACTACAACGGCGGCATGATCAAGCCCGAGTACGAGCAGCGCGACGAGACCTTCGTCAAGCTGGCCGAACACTTCTCCACCACCTTCCCCCAGCTGTCCGGGCTGCGCTTCACCCACAGGTGGGGCGGGGTCATCGACACCTGCAGCCGGTTCAGCGCCTTCTACGGCCGGTCGCACGGCGGGCGCGTGGCCTACGCCGCCGGATACACCGGTATGGGCGTCGGCGCGACCCGGTTCGGAGCGAACGTCATGCTCGACCTGCTCAGCGGCGAGCGGACCGAGCGGACCGAGCTGCGGATGGTCAAGGAGAAGCCCGTCCCGTTCCCGCCCGAGCCGGTCCGCTCGGTCGGGATCCAGATGACCCGCTGGTCGATCGCCCAGGCCGACCTGCACGAGGGCCGCCGCAACCTCTGGCTGCGCACCCTGGACCGGATGGGCCTCGGGTTCGACTCCTAG
- a CDS encoding alpha/beta hydrolase yields MSEKVKFTVGGVTLAGDLRIPAAPGPHPALVLTGPFTGTRDQVTGLYASRLAGAGYVTLAFDHRNWGESGGEPRNHEDAQGKLEDLRAAVSLLRVRPEVDGARIGAVGICLGGGYALRFAAFDPRVKAFAGIAGAYSNPYGVRAGMSPSGYQEALASFTRVLERQDLGGEVEYLPAVAGEGEAAMPGDEPFAYYGTSRGASAHWSNAVTRASLRELITLDNMTGADFLSPKPGLIVHGVVDRLCSPEGAEEAYRRMDDPKRLVWLDTRLHIDLYDTEPHVTRAVEAVAKFFGEHL; encoded by the coding sequence ATGTCCGAAAAGGTGAAGTTCACCGTCGGCGGGGTCACCCTCGCCGGCGACCTGCGGATCCCGGCGGCGCCGGGCCCGCATCCCGCCCTGGTCCTCACCGGCCCGTTCACCGGCACCCGGGACCAGGTCACCGGCCTGTACGCGTCCAGGCTGGCCGGAGCGGGATATGTGACGCTGGCCTTCGATCACCGCAACTGGGGCGAGTCGGGTGGCGAGCCACGCAACCACGAGGACGCGCAGGGAAAGCTGGAGGACCTGCGGGCCGCGGTCTCGCTGCTGCGAGTCCGGCCGGAGGTGGACGGCGCCAGGATCGGCGCGGTCGGGATCTGCCTCGGCGGAGGCTACGCGCTCAGGTTCGCCGCCTTCGACCCCCGGGTGAAGGCGTTCGCGGGCATCGCGGGGGCGTACAGCAACCCCTACGGAGTACGCGCCGGGATGTCGCCCTCCGGGTACCAGGAGGCGCTGGCCTCCTTCACGCGGGTGCTGGAGCGCCAGGACCTGGGTGGTGAGGTGGAGTACCTGCCCGCGGTGGCGGGGGAGGGGGAGGCGGCGATGCCGGGCGACGAGCCGTTCGCCTACTACGGCACCTCCCGAGGTGCCTCGGCGCACTGGAGCAACGCGGTGACCAGGGCCTCCCTCCGCGAGCTGATCACCCTGGACAACATGACGGGCGCCGACTTCCTGTCGCCCAAGCCGGGGCTGATCGTGCACGGCGTGGTCGACCGCCTCTGCTCCCCGGAGGGAGCGGAGGAGGCGTACCGGCGGATGGACGATCCCAAGAGGCTCGTCTGGCTGGACACCAGGCTCCACATCGACCTCTACGACACCGAGCCGCACGTCACCCGGGCGGTCGAGGCGGTCGCCAAGTTCTTCGGGGAGCACCTCTGA